TCCAGGGCCTGCAGGCGCTGCAGTTCCTGCGCACCCGCCACGGCGTCGGCGACGGCAGCGACCTGGGCCGCATCGGAAACCAGCAGCAGTACATGTCGAGTCTGGTGCGCAAGCTGATCAGCGGCGAGGTGCTCGGCAACGTCGGCGTCATGCTCAAGCTGGCCGACACCGGGCTGAACAACCTCGAGGCCTCGACGTCGCTCGCCAACCCGATGACGATCGCCCAGATCGCGCTCGCCGTGAAGGACGTGGCCTTCGAGGACATCGTGTTCGTGCAGTACCCGACGGTCGAAGACCCCTATGACCCGAACAAGGTCGTGCCGAACAAGTCGGCGGCGACGGCGCTGTGGGATGCGATCAGCGCGAACAAGCAGCTGCAGATCACGCACCAGAACACCGACAACGACGGTGTGGTCGTGAAGGAGCCCGAGGGCGGAGAGGTCGCCGGCACTCCGGAGACCCCCGAGACCCCCGCTCCGGCCGAGACCGCCGGTGACGTCGTCGAGCTGCCCTCGTCGATCCGCGGCACCTCGGCCGCCGTGCAGACCTGCTCGAACGGCAACGTCCGCCGCTGACGTCCGCCGTCGTCGCTGCGGCGCGAGCGGTCCGAACCGCCCGAGACTCGCGCCGACCGACGGCATCCGTCAGCTATCCAGCGGCCACCCCGTGTACGCCTCGGCGAGGTAGGTGCGGCCGGCCTCCGACTCGACGACCGAGCGCAGCTCGCCGAGCTGGCGGCGACGGTCGAAGTCGTTGTTCTCGGGCAGCAGGTGCAGCATGCTCGTCATCCACCATGAGAAGTGCTGGGCCTTCCAGATGCGCTGAAGGGCCTTCTCTGCGAACCCGTCGATCAGGCGCGCGTCGTTCTCGTTCAGCAGGGCGGTGAGGGCTCGGGCGAGCAGGACGACATCGGCGACGGCGAGGTTCATGCCCTTTGCGCCGGTGGGTGGCACGGTGTGGGCGGCATCCCCCACGAGGGCGGCGCGGCCGTGCCGCAGTTCGCTGGCGACGAAGCTGCGGAACCGCAGCACGTCACGCTGGAAGATGCGGCCCTCCTTCAGCGTCGTGCCGGGCACGCGCGACTGCAGCGTCTGCCAGATCTCCGCCTCGCTCATCGCGTTCGGGTCGGCATCCGGGTCGCACTGGAAGTACATCCGCTGCACCTCGGGGCTGCGCTGGCTGATCAGCGCGAAGCCGTTCTCGGAGTTGCTGTAGATGAGTTCGTCCGCGCTCGCCGGCGCCTCGCACAGGATGCCGAACCACGCGAACGGGTATTCGCGGAAGTATCCGCCCCGCGACGTGCCGGTGACCGCGGGGCGCACGACCGAGCGCGACCCATCGGCGCCGACGACGAAGTCGGCGTCGATCACGAACTCCTGGCCGTCGGCATCCGTCGCGATGACCCGGGGGCGATCGGTCTCGACGCCCTCGACTCGGGATGCCGTGATGCTGAAGCGCAGGTCCTGCCCTTCGCGCAGGCGCAGGGCGAGCATGTCCTTGAGCACCTCGTGCTGCGGGTACAACCACACGCTGCGACCCACGAGGCCGGGGAAATCGATGCGGTGGCCCTCGCCCTGGAAGCGCAGCTCGATGCCCTCGTGCCGGTCGCCGACGGTGTGCACTCGGGTGTCGGCGTCGATCGCGGTGAGCAGGTCGACCGTGCCCTGCTCGAGGATGCCGGCGCGGATGGTCGACTCGATCTGCTCACGCGTGCGCTGGTCGATGACGACCGATTCGATGCCTGCGTCTGCGAGCAGGTGGGAGAGGATCAGGCCGGCGGGGCCGGCGCCGACGATCGCGACGCGGGTGCGGATCGACGTGGTCATGGCGTCTCCTTCGACGTGCAGATGCGGTGAGGTTCGTCGATCAGTGTCACTCCCGGCGCACCTGGCGGCCGCGTGAATCCCGTTGAACGGGATTCAGCGGAGTGCGCTCAGGTCCTGCTCGATGCCGCGGGCGGCGGCGAGGAGCGCGTTGATCGCGGGCTCGGTGGCCGCGCCCCGCGGCAGCACCACCGACAGCGCCGCGATCACCTCGCCGCGGTCCCGCACCGGCACCGCCACCCCGGTCGAGACCGACTCGATGGAACCGGGCGCGATCACGTAGCCGCGCCGCCGGATGGCGGTCAGCAGGGCGCGCAGCGTCACGGCATCCGTCACCGTCTCCGGCGAGACTGCGGGCAGTGGTGCGGACAGCACCCTCTCGCGGACCGCGGGGTCGGCGTGGGCGAGCAGCACGAGTCCCGACGACGAGGCGTTCAGCGGAAGCCGGCCGGCGATCCGGGTGATGTTGGCGCCGGCCTGCAGGTGCGAGAGCCGCTCCACGAACAGCGCCTCCTCGTGCTCGAGCACGGCCAGCTGGGTGTGCTCGCGGATGACCGACTGCACGCGCTCCATGTGCGGCAGTGCGGCCTGACGCAGGCGCAGCGCACGCGATCCGCGCAGCGCCAGCTCCCACAGCCGCATGCCCAGTCGCACACGTCTGTCCTCATCGCGCTCGAGCAGACCCGCGGTGATGAGGTCGCCGATGATGCGGTGCGCGGTGGATGCGGGCAGCTCCGCACGCTGCGCGATCTCGGTGGCCGTCTGCATGGTCCGTTCGGCGGTGAACGTCTCCAGCACGCGCACGATGCGATCGGTCATCGAGTCGCCGGAGCGGGAGTTCGCCATGTGGTCAGCTTCTCACGCGGCATGCCGTATAATCGTTGGTGCCCCAACGAATCCGGACGCGTCCGGGAGCGATCAGACGATCAAAGGAGATCCCATGCAGTTCTACCGCGACGGATACCGCCCCGGTGACCCCGACATCCAGCCCGCCGACCCCTCTGTCGCGGTGCGCACGGCGGACTTCCCCGACGCGGTCGACGTGCTCGTCGTCGGAACGGGCCCGGCGGGCACGGTGCTCGCGGCGCAGCTCGCGGCGTTCCCCGACATCACCACGCGGGTGATCGAGCGCCGCGAAGGACCGCTGCAGGTCGGGCAGGCCGACGGCGTCGCTTGCCGCACGGTGGAGATGTTCCAGGCGTTCGGGCTGGCCGACGCCCTGGTACGCGAGGCCTATTGGGTCAACGAGGTGCGCTTCTGGGGTCCGAGCGAGGCCGACCGTTCGAAGATCACGCGCACCGGCTGGGTGGAGGACACCCCGGCGGGCCTCAGCGAGTTCCCGCACGTCATCGTCAACCAGGCGCGCATGCAGCAGTTCCTGCTCGACCACGCCGCCCGCTCGGCGAGCAGGCTCGAGGCCGACTACGGCATCGAGTTCGTCGGCTACGAGATGGACGCCGAATCCGAGCATCCGGTCGTCGTCACCCTGCGCCGCACGGCGGGGGAGCGCGAAGGCGAGGAGTTCACCGTCCGCGCCAAGTACGTCGTCGGCAGCGACGGCGCGCGCAGCAACGTGCGCCGGGCCCTCGGCATCCATCTGCAGGGGGACGCGGCCAACCACGCCTGGGGCGTGATGGACGTGCTCGCCAACACCGACTTCCCCGACTGGCGCACGAAGAACTTCATACAGTCCGACGGCAAGGGCAGCCTGCTGATGATCCCGCGCGAGGGCGGCACGATGGTGCGCTGCTATGTCGACCTCGGCGTGGTCGCCGCCGGCGACAGCGAGATCCGCAAGACCACCCCGGCCCAGCTCGCCGAGGTTGCCAACGGCATCCTGCACCCCTATTCGATCGACGTGCGCCAGGTCGCCTGGTCGAGCGTGTACGAGGTCGGTCAGCGCGTCGCCGACCGGTTCGACGACCTCACCGCCGACTCCCCGGCCGACGCCGTGCCGCACCTCTTCCTCACCGGAGACGCCTGCCACACCCACAGCGCCAAGGCCGGCCAGGGGATGAACGTGTCCATGCAGGACGCATTCAACCTGGGCTGGAAGCTCGCCGCCGTACTGCAGGGACGATCGGATGCCGCGCTGCTGCGCACCTACTCCGAGGAGCGGCAGTCCGTCGCGCAGGACCTCATCGACTTCGACAAGCACTGGTCGGCCTTCATCGCCCAGCCCGCCCTCGACCCCGAGCACCCCGAGCGCGGCGGCGTCACCCCGGCAGACATGCAGGCCGAGTTCGCCCGCCAGGGCCGCTACACCGCCGGCGTCGCGACACGCTACACGCCCTCGACGCTCACCGGCACCGCCGAGCACCAGCAGCTCGCGACGGGCTTCGAGATCGGCACGCGCTTCCACTCGGCGCCGGTTCGCCGCATCGCCGACGCCCGGCGCATGGAGCTCGGACACTCGCACACCGCCGACGGGCGCTGGCGCATCTACGCCTTCGGCGACGAGAGCGGCGAGGCGCTGCGCGAACTCGCCGGCTGGCTGTGCGAGGGCGAGGACTCGCCCGTGCGCGCGTTCACCGCACCGGATGCCGACATCGACAGCGTGATCGACGTGCACGCGGTGTTCCGCGGTGCGCACCATGACATCGACGTCACCGCGCTTCCCGGCATCCTGCTGCCGCAGTCGGGTCCGTTCGGCCTGCAGGACTGGGAGAAGGCCTGGTCGGCGGACGCCGACGACGACATCTTCGCTCGGCGGGGCATCGCCGGCGAGGGTGCGATCGTCGTGGTCCGCCCCGACCAGTACGTCGCGCAGGTGCTGCCACTGTCGGCGCGCGCCGAACTGCGCGAGTTCTTCGGCGCGTTCCTGCTGCCGGTTGGCGCTCCCGCGCCCGTGGCCGTCGCCTGAGCGCGGCAGGTGAGTGAGCGCGGCGGATGCTGTGAGCGTGCCGCGTCCGCGGGACTGAGAGGATGGATGCCGTGATGACCATGGCCGATCTCCCCGAACCGCAGCGGCACGTCGGCAACCTCATCCGCCGCGCCCAGCAGCTGCACCTGGCGACCTGGGCGCGCGTCGCGTCGGCCGAGATCACCAGTGCGCAGTACAGCATCCTCGCGGTGCTCGATCGGCTGGGCGAAGCGAGCCAGCGCGAACTGTGCGACGAGGTCGACCTCGACCGGTCGACGATCGCCGACCTCGTGCGGCGGATGGAGAAGGCAGGGCTGATCGCGCGCCGGCGCGCGGAGGGCGACGGACGCCGCAACGTCGTGACCCTCACGGCGCTCGGCGAGGCCGAGCGCGCGCGGCTCGCACCGCTCGTGATCGAGGTGCAGCGCGAGCTGACCGACCACCTGGATGCCGCCGAGACCGACGCGCTGTTCCGCGGTCTCTGGCGGATGCTCGAGCGGTAGCCTCGATCCATGCCCGATTCCCCCTCCGCCTCCGCGACCCCGTGGGCGCCGCTCGCCCCCGACGTGGTCGCCGAGATGCTCTCCGCTGCATCCGTGCGGTGGTGGCTGTCGGGCGGGGCTGCGCTCGACAGGTGGGTCGGGCGCAGCATCCGCCCGCGCACGAACATCGACGTCAGCGTCGTGGCCGGCGACCTCGCGGCCCTCGTGGCCGTGCTGCCGGAGGGGTTCAGCGCCTGGGCGCCGGCAGGTGAGGACGATCGGATCGTGCCGTTCGCGGACGCCCCGACGGATGCCGATCTGCAGCCGGTGCTGATCCGCGACGACGCCGCAGGCGCCTGGGTGCTGCAGGTGAACGCCGAAGACGGCGCGCCCCGCGCCTGGGTCTACAAGCGCGACCCGCGACTGACGCTGCCCTGGGATCGCGCGGTGCTCGACCTCGACGGCATCCCGACCGGCGCCCCCGAGGTGCAGCTGGTGTGGAAGGCGCTGCGCCCCCGCCTCGAGGACGACGTCGACAGGGATGCCGTGCTGCCGACCCTGTCGGACGAGGCGAAGCACACGTACGAGACGGCGCTGCTGCGCATCCACCCGCACTCGTCGTGGACGATCCCGATTCGCAGCCCGTTCGCGCCGGCCAAGGCCAGCTGGAACCGCAAGCGAAGCTGACCGGGCCGGCGATTCGCAGTGCGTATTCTGCGTGAATTTTTCAGATCTGTCGCTGTGATTCACGGTAAATTGGAGGCATGATCAACCGCGCGACCTGGGAGCGCGTCGACACCGTCGTCGACGAATACCGGCGGGCGGCGGCCGGCCATCCCGAGGCTCTCGCGCAGATCGCCCTCGCCGAGCTGGCGGAGGCCGTGCAGCAGTCGAACGCGATCGAGAACTCCACCCTCACGCTCGATGACACGGAGCGGATCCTAGCGGGGCTGACACCGAACGGGCGACGGGATCTGCGTGAGGTCTACGAGGCGAAGAACCTCGCAGCCGTGACCGAGGACCTTCTGCGCGGAGGTGAGGCGCTGTCCGTCGACCTGCTCCTGCGATGGCACGGCATGCTCCTCGCCGGCATCCGCGATGATGTCGCCGGGAGGTTCCGCCGCGGCGACGAATGGGTGCGAGTCGGAGGGCATCTCGGCGCCAACCCGGCATTCGTGCCTTCACTCATTGACGACGCCTTCACGCGATTCCAGAGCGAAGACGCGTTACCGGACATCGAGCGGATCGCATGGTTCCACTGCGAGTTCGAGGTCATCCACCCGTTCGTCGACGGCAACGGCCGGATCGGGCGGGTGCTCATCAACCGGCAGTTGCAGGACGTCGGGCTGCCGCCCGTGATCGTGCGGGCGCATAACCGACGAGTGGACTATTACCCGCAGCTGGAGGAGTACGCCAGGACGAACTCGCACGAGGGCATGACGCGACTGCTCATCGTGCTGGTTCTCGAAGCCCTTCACAAGCGCGTCACCCTGATCACCAGCCGGCGCGTCATCAGGCTCGCCGACTGGGCGCGTGCCGCGGGCATCGGCGCGGCATCCGCCACCAACAAGGCGAGACGGCAGACCATACCGGCGTTCCGGATGCGCGATCGCTGGATGATCGACGAGGAGTTCGCGCTGTGACGCGGCGGGCGCCGGCGTGACCTACCGGGTCGCGCCGAGCTGGTCCAGCGGAGTGCGGTAGGTCTCGCGGCCGGATGCGATCGCCGTCGCCGACAGCACGCACGCGACGGTGGTGAAGGCGGCCGCCGGCCACCAGGCGTTGCCGTTCGCGCTCCCGCCCCCGCCGCGAGCGTCCGGAGGCGCCTACTCGTTCGCCGACACCGAGCTCAGCACCACCGAGCGGAACCACCGCTGCGCCGGTGACAGCCTCGCCTCGCGCCGGGTGTAGAGCGAGACCGGGGTGCTGTGGCCCGGCCACGGCAGCTCGGCGATCCGCAGTCCGGTGAACCAGCCGCTGAACACCTCGGCCACGTGCCGGGGCAGCAGCACGACCAGGTCGGTGGCCTGCACGACGGCGGGGACCGTGGCGTACTCCTCGACGGTCAGGGCCACCTGCGACATCAGGCCGTGCTCGGTCAGCGTCTGTAGCGGGAAGATGTGACCGCCGCGGGCCGAGACGCGCACGAAGCGGCGCCCGGCGAACATGTCCGGCCCGGTCTCGGGGAGCGGATGCCGTTCCGACGTCAGCGCGACGTACTCGACGCCGCGCACGTGCGTGCGCCAGAGCCGCGGGCTGCCGATCATCGAGACGGTGAGGGCGAGATCGATCGTGCCGCGCACGAGACCCTCCTCGACCTGGTCGGCATCCAGTCTCTCCACCTGCAGATGCGGGCCCGACGCCTCGCGGGCGAGCGCGGCCATGATCGGCGGCAGGAAGGTCTGCTCGCCGATCGAGGTGAGTCCGAGCGAGAGCTCGCCGCGGAAGCCAGCCGGCTGGAAGTCATCCGGATCGGTCACCGTCTCGTCGATCCGCGCCAGCGCCTCGTGCAGCGGGCCGAAGAGTGCGGTCGCCTTGGCCGTGGGCACCATGTCGTGGCCTTCGCGCCGGAAGAGCTCGTCGTCGAACCTCTCGCGCAGCCGCCGCAGCGTGTAGCTCACGGTCGGTTGGGTGACGTGCAGCTGATCGGCGGCGGCGGTCACGCTGCGCAGCTCGTAGAGCACGACGAAGGTGCGCAGCTGGTTGAGATCGGCAAGGGCCATCCATTGATGATATCTATGCGGCAACCGGTCAGCATCTATTGGACTGTATGGAAGCGGCGACTTAGAGTCGGTGGCGACCGCATCCGAGTGACAAGGACGACACGCGTTGATCATCGACATCCACGGCCACTACACGACCGCCCCCGCACAGCTGGGCGCCTGGCGTGACCTGCAGATCGCCTTCACGAAGGGGCAGGGCGAGGCGCCCGACCCCGCGTCCCTGAAGATCAGCGACGACGACATCCGCGAGACGATCGAGGCGAACCAGCTGCGCCTGATGAACGACCGCGGCAGCGACATCACCGTCTTCAGCCCGCGTGCGTCCTTCATGGCGCACCACATCGGCGACCTCGCCGTCAGCAAGACCTGGGCGCGCATCTGCAACGACCTCGTCGCCCGGGTCAGCGAGCTGTTCCCCGACCGCTTCCTGATGGGCGCGATGCTGCCGCAGTCGCCCGGGGAGGCTCCCAAGACCACGGTCGAGGAGCTCACCCGCGCGGTCGAGGAGCTCGGCGCCGTCACCGTCAACCTCAACCCCGACCCCTCCGGCGGCAAGTGGAGCGCCCCGGCGCTGACCGACCGCTCGTGGTACCCGATCTACGAGAAGCTCGTCGAGTACGAGATCCCCGCGATGGTGCACGTGAGCACCACCTGCCGGCCCGACGTGTTCCACACCACCGGCGACCACTACCTCGGCGCCGACACCACCGCGGTCATGCAGCTGATCAAGGGCGACCTGTTCCGCGACTTCCCCGACCTCAAGCTCGTCATCCCGCACGGCGGCGGAGCGGTGCCCTACCACTGGGGCCGGTTCCGGGGACTGGCGATGGCACTGGGCAGGCCCGACTTCGAAGAGCACCTGCTGAACAACGTGTACTTCGACACCTGCGTGTACCACCAGCCCGGCATCGACCTGCTCACCGAGGTCGTCCCCGTCGACAACATCCTGTTCGCCAGCGAGATGATCGGCGCCGTCCGCGACGTCGATCCCCGCACCGGCCACTACTTCGACGACACCAAGCGCTACGTCGACGCGACCCCGAATCTCACCGACGCCCAGCGTCAGCAGGTGTTCGAGGGCAACGCCCGCCGCGTCTACCCGCGCCTGGACCGCGCCCTCACCGCCCGCGGCCTGTGAACCCCGGAAGAAGAGAAATGCGACTGAACAATCTCGGCATCGTCCGCACCAGCATCCAGCGCCCCGATCCCGACGACGTCGCCCGCCTGTCGGAGTTCGGCGTCGCCACGATCCATGAGGCCATGGGCCGCGTGGGGCTCATGCGTCCGTACATCCGCCCCGCCTACAACGGCGCGAAGCTGTGCGGGCCCGCGGTGACCGTACTGCTCCAGCCGGGCGACAACTGGATGTTCCACGTCGCCGCCGAGCAGGTGCAGGAGGGCGACGTCATCGTCGCCGGCTGCACCACCGAGAGCGAGGACGGCTTCTTCGGCGAGCTGCTCGCAACCTCGCTCACCGCCCGCGGCTGCAAGGGCCTGGTCATCGACGGCGGCGTCCGCGACGTCGCCGACCTCGAGCGGATGGACTTCCCCGTCTTCTCCCGCGCGATCAACGCCAAGGGCACCGTCAAGGCCACCCTCGGCTCGGTGAACATCCCGGTAGTCGCGGCCAACGCGCTCGTCAACCCGGGCGACGTGGTCGTCGCCGACGTCGACGGCGTCGTCGTCGTGCCGCGAGAGCTGGTCGGCGCGGTGGCGGATGCCAGCCGCAAGCGCGAGGACAACGAGGAGTCCAAGCGCCAGCAGTTCCGCGACGGGGTGCTGGGGCTCGACCTCTACAGGATGCGCGAGCCGCTCGCGGCCGCCGGCCTGGAATACGTGGAGGACTGACGGATGCCGCACACGCAGACCACGCACGGCGAGACCACCGGCGGCTTCACCAAGACCGAAGGATGGCTGGACTGGTACGACGGTCCGGCGAAGCCGACCTTCGTCCTTCCGGAGGGCGCGGTCGACGCGCACTGCCACGTCTTCGGCCCCGGGGCCGAGTTCCCGTACGCGCCCGAGCGCAAGTACACCCCGTGCGACGCATCCGCCGCCCAGCTGTTCGCCTTGCGCGACCACCTCGGGTTCGACCGCAACGTGATCGTGCAGGCCACCTGCCACGGCGCCGACAACCGCGCCCTCGTCGACGCGCTGCAGCGCAGCGAGGGGCGCGCCCGCGGCGTCGCCACCGTGCGGCGCGACGTCACCGACGAGCAGCTCGCCGAGCTGCACGAGGCCGGCGTGCGCGGCGTGCGCTTCAACTTCGTCAAGCGGCTCGTCGACCGGGTGCCCACCGACTCGCTGCAGGAGATCGTGGCGAAGATCGCCCCGTTGGCGTGGCACGTGGTCATCTACTTCGAGGCCGAGGATCTGCCCGAGCTGTACGACTTCTTCTCCAGCATCCCCACCGACGTCGTCGTCGACCACATGGGCCGGCCCGACGTCACCAAGGATGTGAACGGCCCCGAGTTCGAACTGTTCCTGCGGTTCATGCGCGAGACCCCGAACGTGTGGACCAAGGTCTCGTGCCCCGAGCGACTCAGCGTCACCGGGCCCCGGGCGCTCGACGGCGAGCAGCACGCGTACACCGACGTCGTGCCGTTCGCCCGACGCGTGGTCGAGGAGTTCCCCGACCGCGTGCTGTGGGGAACCGACTGGCCCCACCCCAACCTCAAGGAACACATGCCCGACGACGGGCTGCTGGTCGACTACATCCCGCAGATCGCGACGACCCCCGAGCTGCAGCGCAAGCTGCTCGTGGACAACCCGCGCCGCCTCTACTGGGCAGACTGACCACCGAAGGAGAATGACCATGGCACTCGACAAGCCGTACAAGGACATCCCCGGCACCACGATCTTCGACGCCGAGCAGGCCCGCAAGGGCTACCACCTCAACCAGTTCTCGATGTCGCTGATGAAGCCCGAGAACCGCGAGCGCTTCCTCGCCGACCAGCAGGCGTACCTCGACGAGTGGCCGCTGACACCGGTGCAGCGCCAGGCCGTGCTCGACATGGATCTGAACACCATGATCGCCGAGGGCGGGAACATCTACTTCCTCAGCAAGATCGGCGCCACCCACGGGCTGAGCTTCCAGCAGATGGCCGGCTCGATGACCGGCATGAGCGAGGCCGCCTACCGCGACATGATGGTCGGCGGCGGGCGCAACCCGCAGGGCGTGCGGCTGAAGGACCTCGACGGCTGGACGCCGCCGAGCACGGAGAAGGCGACGACCATGCGGCCGGATGCCCCGGCCAAGTACACCTCCGCGCTGTTCACCTCGCACGTGCCGGCGATCGGTGCGGCCATGGACCTCGGCAAGACCGAGGAGCCGTACTGGAAGCAGGTGTTCGACGGCTACCAGTGGACCCGCAAGTGGGCCAAGGAGAACACCCCCGACGTCGTCATCCTGGTCTACAACGACCACGCCACCGCCTTCGATGCCTCGATCATCCCGACGTTCGTGCTCGGCACCGGCGCCGAGTACCCGGTCGCCGACGAGGGCTACGGCCCCCGCCCGGTGCCGGATGTGAAGGGCTACCCCGAGTTCGCCGCGCACCTCGCGCAGTCGATCATCCAGGACGACTTCGACCTCACCCTGGTCAACGAGATGGTCGTCGACCACGGTCTGACCGTGCCGCTCTCGCTCGTCTACGGCGAGCTCGGCGCCGACGAGCAGTGGCCGGTGCGCGTCATCCCGCTCGCCGTGAACGTCGTGCAGTACCCGGTGCCGTCCGGGCGCCGCTGCTACGAGCTCGGCAAGGCGCTGCGCCGCGCGATCGACAAGTGGGACGGCGAAGAGCTGAACGTGCAGATCTGGGGCACCGGTGGCATGAGCCACCAGCTGCAGGGGCCGCGCGCGGGCCTGATCAACAGGGAGTGGGACAACGCGTTCCTCGACCACCTGATCGCCGACCCGCTGGGCCTGACCGAGTGGCCGCACATGGAGTACGTCGACGAGGCGGGCTCCGAGGGCATCGAACTGGTCGACTGGCTGATCGCCCGCGGTGCGATGGACGACCAGTTCGGCGGCGAGGAACCCGAGGTCGACCACCGGTTCTACCACGTCCCGGCATCCAACACCGCCGTCGGTCACCTGGTCATCTCCAACCCGGTCGGCAAGACCACGGTCGCCATCGACGCGGCGGACGCGGCCGAGCCCGCGTCGCAGACGCCGGCGCCCGAGCCCGCCGAGACCGCAGCCGTGGCGAACGCCTGACATCCTGATA
This is a stretch of genomic DNA from Microbacterium sp. YJN-G. It encodes these proteins:
- a CDS encoding 4-hydroxybenzoate 3-monooxygenase — translated: MTTSIRTRVAIVGAGPAGLILSHLLADAGIESVVIDQRTREQIESTIRAGILEQGTVDLLTAIDADTRVHTVGDRHEGIELRFQGEGHRIDFPGLVGRSVWLYPQHEVLKDMLALRLREGQDLRFSITASRVEGVETDRPRVIATDADGQEFVIDADFVVGADGSRSVVRPAVTGTSRGGYFREYPFAWFGILCEAPASADELIYSNSENGFALISQRSPEVQRMYFQCDPDADPNAMSEAEIWQTLQSRVPGTTLKEGRIFQRDVLRFRSFVASELRHGRAALVGDAAHTVPPTGAKGMNLAVADVVLLARALTALLNENDARLIDGFAEKALQRIWKAQHFSWWMTSMLHLLPENNDFDRRRQLGELRSVVESEAGRTYLAEAYTGWPLDS
- a CDS encoding IclR family transcriptional regulator, with product MANSRSGDSMTDRIVRVLETFTAERTMQTATEIAQRAELPASTAHRIIGDLITAGLLERDEDRRVRLGMRLWELALRGSRALRLRQAALPHMERVQSVIREHTQLAVLEHEEALFVERLSHLQAGANITRIAGRLPLNASSSGLVLLAHADPAVRERVLSAPLPAVSPETVTDAVTLRALLTAIRRRGYVIAPGSIESVSTGVAVPVRDRGEVIAALSVVLPRGAATEPAINALLAAARGIEQDLSALR
- a CDS encoding FAD-dependent monooxygenase, giving the protein MQFYRDGYRPGDPDIQPADPSVAVRTADFPDAVDVLVVGTGPAGTVLAAQLAAFPDITTRVIERREGPLQVGQADGVACRTVEMFQAFGLADALVREAYWVNEVRFWGPSEADRSKITRTGWVEDTPAGLSEFPHVIVNQARMQQFLLDHAARSASRLEADYGIEFVGYEMDAESEHPVVVTLRRTAGEREGEEFTVRAKYVVGSDGARSNVRRALGIHLQGDAANHAWGVMDVLANTDFPDWRTKNFIQSDGKGSLLMIPREGGTMVRCYVDLGVVAAGDSEIRKTTPAQLAEVANGILHPYSIDVRQVAWSSVYEVGQRVADRFDDLTADSPADAVPHLFLTGDACHTHSAKAGQGMNVSMQDAFNLGWKLAAVLQGRSDAALLRTYSEERQSVAQDLIDFDKHWSAFIAQPALDPEHPERGGVTPADMQAEFARQGRYTAGVATRYTPSTLTGTAEHQQLATGFEIGTRFHSAPVRRIADARRMELGHSHTADGRWRIYAFGDESGEALRELAGWLCEGEDSPVRAFTAPDADIDSVIDVHAVFRGAHHDIDVTALPGILLPQSGPFGLQDWEKAWSADADDDIFARRGIAGEGAIVVVRPDQYVAQVLPLSARAELREFFGAFLLPVGAPAPVAVA
- a CDS encoding MarR family winged helix-turn-helix transcriptional regulator, with amino-acid sequence MTMADLPEPQRHVGNLIRRAQQLHLATWARVASAEITSAQYSILAVLDRLGEASQRELCDEVDLDRSTIADLVRRMEKAGLIARRRAEGDGRRNVVTLTALGEAERARLAPLVIEVQRELTDHLDAAETDALFRGLWRMLER
- a CDS encoding nucleotidyltransferase domain-containing protein, encoding MPDSPSASATPWAPLAPDVVAEMLSAASVRWWLSGGAALDRWVGRSIRPRTNIDVSVVAGDLAALVAVLPEGFSAWAPAGEDDRIVPFADAPTDADLQPVLIRDDAAGAWVLQVNAEDGAPRAWVYKRDPRLTLPWDRAVLDLDGIPTGAPEVQLVWKALRPRLEDDVDRDAVLPTLSDEAKHTYETALLRIHPHSSWTIPIRSPFAPAKASWNRKRS
- a CDS encoding Fic family protein, translating into MINRATWERVDTVVDEYRRAAAGHPEALAQIALAELAEAVQQSNAIENSTLTLDDTERILAGLTPNGRRDLREVYEAKNLAAVTEDLLRGGEALSVDLLLRWHGMLLAGIRDDVAGRFRRGDEWVRVGGHLGANPAFVPSLIDDAFTRFQSEDALPDIERIAWFHCEFEVIHPFVDGNGRIGRVLINRQLQDVGLPPVIVRAHNRRVDYYPQLEEYARTNSHEGMTRLLIVLVLEALHKRVTLITSRRVIRLADWARAAGIGAASATNKARRQTIPAFRMRDRWMIDEEFAL
- a CDS encoding LysR family transcriptional regulator, with translation MALADLNQLRTFVVLYELRSVTAAADQLHVTQPTVSYTLRRLRERFDDELFRREGHDMVPTAKATALFGPLHEALARIDETVTDPDDFQPAGFRGELSLGLTSIGEQTFLPPIMAALAREASGPHLQVERLDADQVEEGLVRGTIDLALTVSMIGSPRLWRTHVRGVEYVALTSERHPLPETGPDMFAGRRFVRVSARGGHIFPLQTLTEHGLMSQVALTVEEYATVPAVVQATDLVVLLPRHVAEVFSGWFTGLRIAELPWPGHSTPVSLYTRREARLSPAQRWFRSVVLSSVSANE
- a CDS encoding amidohydrolase family protein; translation: MIIDIHGHYTTAPAQLGAWRDLQIAFTKGQGEAPDPASLKISDDDIRETIEANQLRLMNDRGSDITVFSPRASFMAHHIGDLAVSKTWARICNDLVARVSELFPDRFLMGAMLPQSPGEAPKTTVEELTRAVEELGAVTVNLNPDPSGGKWSAPALTDRSWYPIYEKLVEYEIPAMVHVSTTCRPDVFHTTGDHYLGADTTAVMQLIKGDLFRDFPDLKLVIPHGGGAVPYHWGRFRGLAMALGRPDFEEHLLNNVYFDTCVYHQPGIDLLTEVVPVDNILFASEMIGAVRDVDPRTGHYFDDTKRYVDATPNLTDAQRQQVFEGNARRVYPRLDRALTARGL
- the ligK gene encoding 4-carboxy-4-hydroxy-2-oxoadipate aldolase/oxaloacetate decarboxylase, which gives rise to MRLNNLGIVRTSIQRPDPDDVARLSEFGVATIHEAMGRVGLMRPYIRPAYNGAKLCGPAVTVLLQPGDNWMFHVAAEQVQEGDVIVAGCTTESEDGFFGELLATSLTARGCKGLVIDGGVRDVADLERMDFPVFSRAINAKGTVKATLGSVNIPVVAANALVNPGDVVVADVDGVVVVPRELVGAVADASRKREDNEESKRQQFRDGVLGLDLYRMREPLAAAGLEYVED
- a CDS encoding amidohydrolase family protein, whose amino-acid sequence is MPHTQTTHGETTGGFTKTEGWLDWYDGPAKPTFVLPEGAVDAHCHVFGPGAEFPYAPERKYTPCDASAAQLFALRDHLGFDRNVIVQATCHGADNRALVDALQRSEGRARGVATVRRDVTDEQLAELHEAGVRGVRFNFVKRLVDRVPTDSLQEIVAKIAPLAWHVVIYFEAEDLPELYDFFSSIPTDVVVDHMGRPDVTKDVNGPEFELFLRFMRETPNVWTKVSCPERLSVTGPRALDGEQHAYTDVVPFARRVVEEFPDRVLWGTDWPHPNLKEHMPDDGLLVDYIPQIATTPELQRKLLVDNPRRLYWAD